Part of the uncultured Anaeromusa sp. genome is shown below.
TCCCCTGCGTCTAATGCATCATTTTTATTGTTTTGATGCATTTTAGTTATGTATTTCTGGAAAAGGGCTCAAAAAAGCAGTATGCTGAGGGTAGAAGGAACAAATTTTAAACAGAAGTAGAGTGAGTAAAGGGAGGGCACGATAGAGAGTTCCCTCCTGCGCACCCTCCCTTTACTCCGATTCTCTTGTTCACCGTTATTATATTTATGTTTAGAAAGGACGATAACCTTGGACTTACAACAGCTTTATGCGTTTCGCACCATTGCCGCTTTGGGCCACATGACCCAGGCCGCCAGCCAGTTGGCGCTTTCCCAGCCAGCCTTGAGCCGTTCTCTGTCCCGTTTGGAGGAAGAACTAGGGTTTCCGCTTTTCCACCGCTGTCATAAACGCCTGGAGCTGACGCGCAGCGGACGTATTTTTCTAGAACATCTGGATCAAGGCCTGCAAAGCATTGAAGCCGGACGGCAACAAGCGCTAGACCTCATTCATCCGGAACGCGGCAGCGTCAGTCTTTCTTTTTTGCATTCTCAAGGCACGCATCTGGTACCGGAGCTGCTACAGCAGTTTCGCCGCCTGCATCCACAGGTGCATTTCCGGCTCTACCAAAACAGCACCGCCGCTCTTTTGGAACAGCTCCATAGCGGCGGCACGGATTTATGCCTTTGCTCCTTCGCTGCGCCGCCACCTTATCTAGCCTGGCGCCCGCTTTTTGAGGAAGACATCTTTGTCGCCGTTCACCGTGAGCATCCCTTGGCGCAGCAGGAAAGCTTATCCTTACAGGACATTGCCTCAGAACCCCTGATTACCTTCAAGCCCAACTACGGCCTGCGCCTGTTAGCGGATCGCTTGCTGCAGCAAGCTGGCGTTCAGCCGGAAATCACCTTTGAAGGCGAAGAAATCATGACCGTCGCCGGCCTGGTAGAAGCCCGCCTGGGCGTTGCTCTCATCCCCCATTTAGCAGGCCTGGAGCACCTGCATTTGGCATTTCTACCTGTCAAAGACACTCCCTGCCGCCGCACCATCGGCCTCGCGTGGCACAAAGAACGCTATCTATCCCCGGCGGCGCTGAAGTTCCGAGACTTCGTGCTGGAACAGCAGGGAAGAAGAACGAAGCATAAAGATTGAACAAGAGTCGCGGCGACGGCACGTGATGTGCCTAGGGTCGGCGCGACAGTGCTGGATGCACTTAGTGTCCCGAGTGCCATGGAAGGCACAAACGAGGGACCGCCATGGAAGGCATTGCAACCGACGTCTACTGCTTAGAGGGAGGGCTCGAATGAGGGTTTCGAGATTTTTGGTTCAAGGT
Proteins encoded:
- a CDS encoding LysR family transcriptional regulator, which encodes MDLQQLYAFRTIAALGHMTQAASQLALSQPALSRSLSRLEEELGFPLFHRCHKRLELTRSGRIFLEHLDQGLQSIEAGRQQALDLIHPERGSVSLSFLHSQGTHLVPELLQQFRRLHPQVHFRLYQNSTAALLEQLHSGGTDLCLCSFAAPPPYLAWRPLFEEDIFVAVHREHPLAQQESLSLQDIASEPLITFKPNYGLRLLADRLLQQAGVQPEITFEGEEIMTVAGLVEARLGVALIPHLAGLEHLHLAFLPVKDTPCRRTIGLAWHKERYLSPAALKFRDFVLEQQGRRTKHKD